One window from the genome of Oceanisphaera sp. IT1-181 encodes:
- a CDS encoding assimilatory sulfite reductase (NADPH) flavoprotein subunit, whose amino-acid sequence MLLKELAASASPLNEQQVHKLTQVAAELSATQLAWVSGYFYGISQHTAGIAAPGPIAVAQPAGKLTIIYASQTGNAKGVAKELKASASANGVEVSLFNAADYKVRNLKKETHVLIVASTNGEGEAPDDAIEFHKELKAGKAGKLDGLQYGVIGLGDSSYEFYCQTGKDFDEYLSKAGATPLLARLDADVDYDAVCQSWSQEAVALVKEALKSEAANDLAPVVPLTAGATSLYNKKHPFAAELLTNQAIVGRDSDRDVRHFEISLEGSDLSYQPGDALGVWFSNDEQLVDALLAQTGVDAASEVIVDEQSVTIREALINSYELTQGYASFVQSYSELTDAPKLRALVDDKAALREYCAKHQILDIAREQQGALTAEQLQASLRRLTPRLYSIASSQAEVEDEVHLTVGVVRFDQDGESRNGGASAYLSDRLEEGAQVRVFIEHNDNFRLPANDDTPVIMVGPGTGIAPFRAFLQERDARDASGQNWLFFGNPHFTQDFLYQLEWQRYMKSGLLNKISLAFSRDQQEKIYVQHKLREQGAEVYAWLEQGAHFYVCGDANKMAKDVHDALIDIVAEHGNQTTDQATEYVDALRAAKRYQRDVY is encoded by the coding sequence ATGCTGTTAAAAGAACTCGCGGCGTCTGCCAGCCCGCTAAACGAACAACAAGTCCATAAGCTTACTCAGGTGGCAGCCGAGTTAAGTGCGACTCAACTGGCGTGGGTAAGCGGTTATTTTTACGGCATTAGCCAACATACCGCGGGTATTGCCGCCCCTGGCCCGATTGCAGTTGCGCAACCGGCCGGTAAGTTGACCATTATTTATGCCTCACAAACCGGTAACGCTAAAGGCGTGGCCAAAGAGCTTAAAGCCAGCGCCAGTGCCAATGGCGTGGAAGTGAGCCTGTTTAATGCCGCAGACTACAAAGTCCGTAACCTGAAAAAAGAAACCCATGTGTTGATCGTCGCCAGTACCAACGGCGAGGGCGAAGCCCCTGACGATGCTATCGAGTTTCATAAAGAATTAAAAGCCGGTAAGGCGGGCAAGTTAGACGGCCTGCAATACGGTGTGATTGGTCTGGGCGACTCGTCTTACGAGTTTTATTGCCAGACCGGTAAAGACTTTGATGAATACCTCAGCAAAGCCGGTGCCACGCCATTGTTAGCGCGCTTAGATGCAGACGTGGATTACGACGCTGTGTGCCAAAGCTGGAGCCAAGAAGCCGTTGCGTTGGTTAAAGAAGCACTCAAGTCTGAGGCCGCCAACGATCTGGCCCCTGTGGTGCCACTGACTGCCGGTGCCACTAGCCTCTATAACAAGAAGCATCCCTTTGCTGCTGAGCTGCTGACCAATCAAGCGATTGTCGGTCGTGATTCAGATAGAGATGTGCGCCACTTTGAGATTTCACTAGAAGGCTCAGATCTCAGCTATCAGCCTGGCGATGCGCTCGGCGTATGGTTTAGCAACGACGAACAATTAGTGGATGCGCTGTTGGCGCAGACCGGCGTTGATGCGGCAAGCGAAGTGATTGTGGATGAGCAAAGCGTCACCATACGTGAAGCGCTGATCAACAGTTATGAGCTGACCCAAGGCTATGCCAGTTTTGTGCAGTCTTACTCTGAGTTAACCGATGCACCTAAGTTACGTGCACTGGTCGATGATAAAGCGGCACTGCGTGAATACTGCGCTAAGCACCAAATTTTAGATATCGCCCGTGAACAACAAGGTGCATTGACCGCCGAGCAGCTGCAAGCCAGCCTACGCCGCCTCACACCACGCTTGTACTCCATTGCCTCATCGCAAGCTGAAGTAGAAGACGAAGTGCATCTCACGGTAGGTGTGGTGCGTTTTGACCAAGATGGCGAATCCCGTAACGGCGGCGCTTCTGCTTATCTGTCGGACCGTCTGGAAGAGGGCGCCCAAGTACGCGTTTTCATCGAGCATAACGATAACTTCCGCCTGCCCGCCAATGATGACACCCCGGTGATCATGGTCGGCCCGGGTACTGGCATAGCGCCGTTTCGCGCCTTCTTGCAAGAGCGTGATGCAAGGGATGCCAGTGGTCAAAACTGGTTGTTCTTCGGTAATCCGCACTTTACCCAAGACTTCTTGTATCAGTTGGAATGGCAGCGTTATATGAAGTCCGGTTTATTGAACAAGATTTCCTTGGCCTTTAGCCGCGACCAGCAAGAAAAAATCTATGTGCAGCACAAGCTGCGTGAGCAAGGCGCCGAGGTTTACGCTTGGTTAGAGCAAGGCGCGCACTTCTATGTGTGTGGCGATGCCAACAAGATGGCCAAAGACGTGCACGATGCCCTGATTGACATAGTGGCTGAGCACGGCAACCAGACTACCGATCAAGCAACCGAATATGTAGATGCGCTGCGCGCAGCCAAGCGTTACCAGAGGGATGTATACTAA
- the rpoC gene encoding DNA-directed RNA polymerase subunit beta', with the protein MKDLLKFLKAQNKTEEFDGIKIGLASPDMIRSWSFGEVKKPETINYRTFKPERDGLFCARIFGPVKDYECLCGKYKRLKHRGVICEKCGVEVTQTKVRRERMGHIELASPVAHIWFLKSLPSRIGLLLDMTLRDIERVLYFESFVVIEAGMTSLERGQMLSEEQYLDALEEWGDEFDAKMGAEAVLSLLRAIDLGAEIEVMREELGQTNSETKRKKITKRFKLMEAFHGSGNKPEWMVLTVLPVLPPDLRPLVPLDGGRFATSDLNDLYRRVINRNNRLKRLLDLAAPDIIVRNEKRMLQESVDALLDNGRRGRAITGSNKRPLKSLADMIKGKQGRFRQNLLGKRVDYSGRSVIVVGPTLRLHQCGLPKKMALELFKPFIYGKLEARGLATTIKAAKKMVEREEAVVWDVLDDVIREHPVLLNRAPTLHRLGIQAFEPVLIEGKAIQLHPLVCAAYNADFDGDQMAVHVPLTIEAQLEARALMMSTNNILSPANGEPIIVPSQDVVLGLYYMTRDKINAKGEGMLLTSAKEAEKVYRGGHAELHAKVKIRITDSERMEDGTEVETTAIRDTTIGRAILSLVVPKGLPFSMIDQAMGKKQISKLMNACYRRLGLKESVIFADQLMYTGFQYATLSGVSVGINDLVIPDAKKYIIEEAEAEVSEIQEQFQSGLVTAGERYNKVIDIWASANERVSKAMMENLSKDKVIDAQGNEVLQDSFNSIYMMADSGARGSAAQIRQLAGMRGLMAKPDGSIIETPIIANFREGLNVLQYFNSTHGARKGLADTALKTANSGYLTRRLVDVAQDLVITTDDCGTFDGLWITSLIEGGDVVEQLRDRVLGRVVVEDVIRPGTENEILVARNTLLDEKWCDEIEDSSVDRIKVRSVITCDNDHGVCAHCYGRDLARGHLVNQGEAVGVIAAQSIGEPGTQLTMRTFHIGGAASRAAAENSIQVKNPGTLKLVNAKFVTNNDGKTVIVSRSSELTIIDELGQTRENHKLPYGALLEKADGEQVQLGQLVATWDPHTHPIVTEVAGHVKFIDMIDGVTISRQTDELTGLSSIVVMDVNERPASGKELRPTVKLIDDHNNDVIIPGTDLSALYFLPGRSIVSLEDGAVVNVGDAVARIPQESSGTKDITGGLPRVADLFEARLPKEPAILAEISGTIAFGKETKGKRRLVITPLDGGEPFEEMIHKWRHVNVFEGEKVEKGEVLADGPESAHDILRLRGISPVANYIVNEVQEVYRLQGVKINDKHIETIVRQMLRRAEIMNAGDSDFINGEQAEVVRIRQANRALIAAKKQPVEYRHVLMGITKASLSTESFISAASFQETTRVLTEAAVSGKVDNLRGLKENVIVGRLVPAGTGFAYHQARNAKRNPDQAVPVSADEVEQNLANLLNATK; encoded by the coding sequence GTGAAAGACTTACTTAAGTTTTTGAAAGCGCAGAATAAGACAGAAGAGTTTGACGGGATCAAAATCGGTCTGGCATCCCCAGACATGATCCGCTCTTGGTCTTTTGGCGAAGTCAAAAAGCCTGAGACCATCAACTACCGTACCTTCAAACCGGAGCGTGACGGTCTTTTCTGTGCCCGGATTTTTGGTCCGGTCAAGGACTATGAGTGTCTGTGTGGTAAGTACAAGCGCCTCAAGCATCGCGGTGTTATCTGCGAAAAATGCGGCGTTGAAGTTACCCAGACCAAAGTGCGCCGTGAGCGCATGGGCCACATTGAGCTGGCCAGTCCGGTTGCTCACATCTGGTTCTTGAAGTCCCTGCCAAGCCGTATCGGTTTGCTGCTGGACATGACATTGCGTGATATCGAGCGCGTGTTGTACTTCGAATCCTTCGTGGTTATCGAAGCCGGCATGACCAGCTTAGAGCGTGGTCAAATGCTGTCTGAAGAGCAGTATTTAGACGCGCTAGAAGAGTGGGGCGACGAATTTGACGCCAAGATGGGTGCCGAAGCGGTACTGTCTTTGCTGCGCGCCATCGATCTCGGTGCCGAGATTGAAGTGATGCGTGAAGAGCTGGGTCAAACCAACTCTGAAACCAAGCGTAAGAAAATTACCAAGCGTTTCAAACTGATGGAAGCTTTCCATGGCTCAGGCAACAAGCCTGAGTGGATGGTGCTGACCGTGTTACCAGTATTGCCACCGGATTTGCGTCCTTTGGTACCATTGGACGGTGGTCGTTTTGCGACTTCTGATCTGAACGATTTATATCGTCGCGTGATCAACCGTAACAACCGTTTGAAGCGTCTATTAGACTTAGCTGCGCCCGATATTATCGTGCGTAACGAAAAGCGTATGCTGCAGGAATCTGTGGATGCGTTGCTCGATAACGGCCGTCGTGGTCGTGCCATTACTGGTTCTAACAAGCGCCCGCTGAAGTCCTTGGCAGATATGATCAAGGGTAAGCAAGGTCGTTTCCGTCAGAACTTACTCGGTAAGCGTGTTGACTACTCCGGTCGTTCGGTAATCGTAGTGGGCCCGACTTTGCGTTTGCACCAGTGCGGTCTGCCTAAGAAAATGGCACTCGAGCTGTTCAAACCTTTCATCTATGGCAAATTGGAAGCGCGCGGCCTAGCTACGACTATCAAAGCGGCCAAGAAGATGGTTGAGCGCGAAGAAGCCGTAGTATGGGACGTACTGGACGATGTGATCCGCGAACACCCGGTATTACTGAACCGTGCACCTACTTTGCACCGTTTGGGTATCCAGGCCTTTGAGCCGGTGTTGATCGAAGGTAAAGCGATTCAGTTGCACCCATTAGTGTGTGCGGCCTATAACGCCGACTTCGACGGTGACCAAATGGCGGTCCACGTACCGCTGACCATAGAAGCACAGCTTGAAGCGCGTGCTTTGATGATGTCGACCAACAACATACTGTCACCTGCTAACGGTGAGCCGATCATAGTACCGTCGCAAGACGTAGTACTGGGTTTGTATTACATGACCCGCGACAAGATCAACGCCAAAGGCGAAGGCATGTTGCTGACCAGCGCCAAAGAAGCGGAAAAGGTTTATCGCGGCGGTCATGCAGAGCTGCATGCCAAAGTGAAGATCCGCATCACCGACTCTGAGCGCATGGAAGACGGCACTGAAGTGGAAACCACGGCTATCCGTGATACCACTATCGGTCGTGCCATCCTGAGCTTGGTTGTGCCTAAAGGCTTGCCTTTCAGCATGATCGACCAAGCCATGGGCAAGAAGCAGATCTCTAAGTTGATGAACGCTTGTTACCGTCGTTTGGGCCTGAAAGAGTCTGTAATCTTTGCTGACCAATTGATGTATACCGGTTTCCAGTACGCCACTTTGTCTGGCGTGTCTGTGGGTATCAACGACTTGGTTATTCCTGATGCGAAAAAGTACATCATCGAAGAAGCCGAAGCCGAAGTATCTGAAATCCAGGAGCAGTTCCAGTCTGGTTTGGTTACCGCGGGCGAGCGTTACAACAAAGTTATCGATATTTGGGCCAGCGCCAACGAGCGTGTGTCTAAAGCGATGATGGAAAACTTGTCGAAAGACAAGGTGATTGACGCGCAAGGTAACGAAGTGCTGCAAGACTCGTTCAACAGCATTTACATGATGGCCGACTCTGGCGCTCGTGGTAGTGCCGCTCAGATCCGTCAGTTGGCGGGTATGCGTGGTCTGATGGCGAAACCAGATGGTTCCATCATCGAAACGCCGATCATCGCCAACTTCCGTGAAGGTTTGAACGTACTTCAGTACTTTAACTCCACGCACGGTGCCCGTAAGGGTCTGGCAGATACCGCATTGAAGACGGCTAACTCCGGTTACCTGACTCGTCGTCTAGTAGACGTGGCGCAAGACTTGGTGATCACCACCGACGACTGTGGCACCTTCGACGGTCTGTGGATCACCTCGCTTATCGAAGGCGGTGATGTGGTTGAGCAGTTGCGTGACCGCGTATTGGGCCGAGTAGTGGTCGAAGACGTGATCCGCCCTGGTACCGAGAATGAAATCTTAGTGGCTCGTAACACCCTGCTCGATGAGAAGTGGTGTGATGAGATCGAAGACAGCTCGGTAGACCGCATTAAAGTACGCTCCGTTATTACTTGTGATAACGACCATGGCGTATGTGCACACTGTTACGGCCGTGACTTGGCCCGTGGCCACTTGGTTAACCAAGGCGAAGCAGTCGGCGTTATCGCCGCTCAGTCTATCGGTGAGCCGGGTACCCAGTTAACGATGCGTACCTTCCACATCGGTGGTGCAGCATCACGAGCGGCAGCAGAAAACAGTATCCAGGTGAAAAACCCAGGTACCTTGAAGCTGGTTAACGCTAAGTTCGTGACTAATAACGACGGTAAGACGGTCATCGTGTCGCGTTCTTCTGAACTGACCATTATCGATGAATTGGGTCAAACCCGTGAAAACCACAAACTGCCTTACGGTGCTTTGTTGGAGAAAGCGGACGGCGAGCAGGTTCAACTTGGCCAGTTAGTGGCAACGTGGGACCCGCACACGCACCCAATCGTTACCGAAGTGGCAGGTCATGTTAAGTTTATCGACATGATTGATGGCGTGACCATCAGCCGTCAAACCGATGAACTGACCGGTCTGTCCAGCATTGTAGTCATGGATGTGAACGAACGTCCGGCTTCAGGTAAAGAGCTGCGTCCGACAGTTAAGCTGATTGATGATCACAACAATGATGTGATTATCCCAGGCACCGACTTGTCTGCGCTGTACTTCTTACCAGGCCGTTCGATTGTCAGCCTAGAAGATGGTGCCGTGGTAAACGTGGGTGACGCGGTTGCGCGTATTCCACAGGAATCCAGTGGTACTAAAGATATCACCGGTGGTCTACCACGGGTTGCTGACTTGTTTGAAGCGCGTCTACCGAAAGAGCCGGCTATCTTGGCGGAAATTTCGGGCACCATCGCATTCGGTAAAGAGACCAAAGGCAAGCGCCGCTTGGTGATCACACCGTTAGATGGTGGCGAACCGTTTGAGGAGATGATCCACAAATGGCGTCACGTGAACGTGTTTGAAGGTGAGAAAGTTGAAAAAGGCGAAGTTCTGGCCGATGGTCCAGAATCCGCACACGATATCCTGCGTCTACGTGGCATTAGCCCAGTAGCCAATTATATCGTGAACGAAGTGCAAGAGGTTTACCGCTTGCAAGGCGTTAAGATCAACGATAAACACATTGAAACAATCGTGCGTCAGATGCTGCGTCGCGCCGAAATAATGAATGCGGGCGATTCCGACTTCATTAACGGTGAGCAAGCAGAAGTGGTGCGTATTCGCCAAGCCAACCGTGCGTTGATTGCGGCGAAGAAGCAGCCAGTGGAATACCGTCATGTATTGATGGGTATCACTAAGGCATCGCTAAGCACTGAATCGTTCATCTCAGCGGCGTCCTTCCAGGAAACCACTCGAGTACTGACCGAGGCAGCTGTGTCCGGCAAAGTAGATAACTTGCGCGGTCTGAAAGAGAACGTGATTGTAGGCCGTCTGGTACCTGCGGGTACTGGTTTTGCCTACCATCAGGCGCGCAATGCCAAGCGTAATCCAGATCAAGCAGTGCCTGTATCGGCAGATGAAGTCGAACAGAATCTAGCTAATTTGTTGAACGCGACCAAATAA
- the cysI gene encoding assimilatory sulfite reductase (NADPH) hemoprotein subunit has protein sequence MSEQKLSDNERMKGESNFLRGTIEQDLSDGLTGGFNGDNFQLIRVHGMYQQDDRDIRNERTAQKLEPLHNVMLRARLPGGIIQPQQWLVIDKFAEESSIYGSIRLTTRQTFQFHGVLKRDIKHMHQTLNSTGIDSIATAGDVNRNVLCTSNPVESELHQEAYEWAKQISEHLLPKTRAYLEIWLDGERLDTPDEEPILGATYLPRKFKTAVVIPPHNDVDLHANDLSFVAIAEDGKLVGFNVLVGGGLAMTHGDTATFPRKATDFGFIPLSHTIAIAEAVVTTQRDMGNRVERKNAKTKYTLERVGVEVFKAEVEKRAGITFAEVRPYEFTSRGDRFGWVEGIDGKQHLTLFIENGRILDYPGKTLKTGMREIANIHQGDFRLTANQNLIIAGVPTSEKARIEQLAREHGLIEDSVSEQRKSSMACVSLPTCPLAMAESERVLPEYVTELEGYLAKHNISDDNIIFRVTGCPNGCGRAMLAEVGLVGKAPGRYNLHLGGNREGTRIPRMYKENITDRQIMAELDELIGRWSAERNSGEGFGDFVIRAGIIAPVIDSARDFYAAV, from the coding sequence ATGAGCGAACAAAAGCTGTCCGATAACGAACGCATGAAGGGCGAAAGTAACTTTCTGCGCGGCACCATAGAGCAAGACTTAAGCGATGGTCTCACCGGTGGTTTTAACGGCGATAACTTCCAGCTGATCCGCGTGCACGGCATGTATCAGCAAGATGACCGCGATATTCGTAACGAACGTACCGCCCAAAAGTTGGAGCCTTTGCATAACGTTATGCTGCGCGCTCGCTTACCCGGCGGCATTATCCAACCTCAGCAGTGGCTGGTGATCGACAAGTTCGCGGAAGAAAGCAGCATCTATGGCAGTATTCGCCTGACTACTCGTCAAACCTTCCAGTTTCACGGTGTGTTAAAGCGCGATATCAAGCATATGCACCAAACCTTGAACAGCACCGGTATCGACTCCATTGCCACCGCCGGTGACGTAAACCGTAACGTGCTGTGCACCAGTAACCCGGTTGAATCAGAGCTGCACCAAGAAGCCTATGAGTGGGCGAAGCAGATCTCCGAGCACTTGTTGCCGAAGACCCGTGCTTACTTAGAAATTTGGTTGGATGGTGAGCGTTTAGATACGCCCGATGAAGAGCCCATTTTGGGTGCCACTTATTTGCCCCGTAAGTTTAAAACTGCGGTGGTGATCCCACCTCATAACGATGTGGACTTGCACGCCAACGACTTAAGCTTCGTGGCCATCGCCGAAGATGGCAAACTGGTTGGCTTTAACGTATTAGTGGGCGGTGGCTTGGCCATGACCCACGGCGACACCGCGACTTTCCCGCGCAAAGCTACCGACTTTGGTTTTATCCCGCTGTCGCACACTATTGCCATTGCCGAAGCGGTAGTGACCACGCAGCGTGACATGGGTAACCGAGTCGAGCGTAAAAACGCCAAGACCAAATATACCCTTGAGCGAGTGGGCGTAGAGGTATTTAAGGCGGAAGTAGAAAAGCGTGCCGGTATCACCTTTGCTGAGGTTCGTCCTTATGAATTTACTAGCCGTGGCGATCGCTTTGGTTGGGTAGAAGGTATCGACGGTAAGCAGCACTTAACGCTCTTTATCGAAAACGGCCGTATTCTGGATTACCCAGGTAAAACCCTGAAAACAGGTATGCGTGAGATTGCTAACATTCACCAAGGTGATTTTCGCTTAACCGCCAACCAAAATCTGATCATTGCCGGCGTGCCGACCAGTGAGAAAGCGCGCATTGAGCAGTTAGCGCGCGAGCACGGTTTAATTGAAGATTCAGTCTCCGAGCAGCGTAAGAGCTCAATGGCCTGTGTGTCATTGCCTACTTGCCCGTTAGCCATGGCGGAGTCGGAGCGGGTGTTGCCAGAGTACGTGACTGAGTTAGAAGGTTACTTGGCCAAGCACAATATTAGTGATGACAATATTATCTTTCGTGTGACCGGCTGCCCGAACGGCTGTGGTCGTGCCATGTTGGCGGAAGTGGGCCTAGTGGGTAAGGCGCCCGGTCGTTATAACCTGCACTTAGGCGGCAACCGCGAAGGCACGCGTATTCCGCGTATGTACAAAGAAAACATCACCGACCGCCAAATTATGGCGGAGCTGGATGAGCTGATTGGCCGTTGGTCCGCGGAACGCAACAGCGGTGAAGGCTTTGGTGACTTTGTTATTCGTGCCGGCATCATCGCCCCTGTTATCGACTCGGCGAGGGATTTTTATGCCGCAGTCTAG